In Acidobacteriota bacterium, a genomic segment contains:
- the cpaB gene encoding Flp pilus assembly protein CpaB: MDRRFWIAVIGALCFGLLLTQAVRRYLQTSIQARSAEELTEVVVALSDIPLGSEINPQQIGLAKYPKSLLSPESVFERHAVVHRVALTEIPALTPVLKRQLAALGTPVGLSGLLKPGLRAVAVRVDETSGNSESTKTNDYLGSYVDVIAIMPPPLENAKPVSKVILQNIRVLAGGDVAQTRKTVWGKVVWLEVTPSQAEKLKLAEAEGRLQLSIRNATDRLVETTPGATRRDVLADAALEARAANDLLRKPAGLRPLSQRHTLPAATPAPAASDSGTPGEKKGPSIELIEGRKRTRVAIQ; the protein is encoded by the coding sequence ATGGATAGACGGTTTTGGATTGCAGTGATCGGTGCGCTGTGCTTTGGATTGCTTCTGACGCAAGCAGTCCGGCGTTACTTGCAAACCAGCATTCAAGCCCGCAGTGCCGAAGAATTGACTGAAGTTGTTGTCGCGTTGTCGGACATTCCGTTGGGCAGTGAAATCAATCCGCAACAAATAGGTTTGGCGAAATATCCAAAAAGCCTGCTCTCGCCTGAATCGGTATTTGAGCGCCACGCCGTGGTTCACCGCGTCGCTTTGACTGAGATTCCTGCGCTGACGCCTGTGCTCAAACGCCAATTGGCTGCGCTGGGCACGCCGGTTGGCTTAAGTGGCTTATTGAAACCAGGCTTGCGCGCCGTGGCCGTGCGCGTGGATGAAACCAGTGGCAATAGCGAATCAACCAAGACGAATGATTATCTGGGCAGTTATGTGGACGTGATTGCGATTATGCCGCCGCCCCTTGAGAACGCGAAGCCGGTCTCAAAAGTGATCCTGCAAAACATCCGCGTGCTGGCGGGCGGCGACGTTGCGCAAACGCGCAAAACAGTTTGGGGCAAGGTGGTTTGGTTGGAGGTTACGCCGTCGCAGGCCGAAAAATTGAAATTGGCCGAAGCTGAGGGCCGCTTGCAGCTTTCGATACGCAACGCCACCGACCGGCTGGTGGAAACGACGCCCGGCGCGACACGGCGCGATGTGCTGGCAGATGCGGCGCTCGAAGCGCGCGCCGCCAATGATTTGTTGCGGAAACCGGCAGGATTGCGTCCCCTTTCTCAGCGGCATACTCTGCCGGCAGCGACGCCTGCTCCGGCTGCTTCCGACAGCGGGACGCCCGGCGAAAAGAAAGGCCCTTCCATTGAACTGATCGAAGGCCGCAAGCGCACGCGCGTCGCGATTCAATAG